From the genome of Cetobacterium somerae ATCC BAA-474:
GTCATGTACAATACATCTATCTCTTTTAATACATCTTTGTAATCATTTAATATATGATATTTTATATTTTTTTTCTCAAGCTCTCTTACAATATACTCTGGTATTTGAATTACTTCTGGTGCTATAAAATAAAACTCACAGTTAAACATCTCTAAAGCTTTTGTTAACGAATGAACTGTTCTTCCATATTTTAAATCTCCTACAAAAGCTACCTTTTTTCCTTCTATATTTCCAAACTCTTTTTCAATTGTATATAAATCTAAAAGAGTTTGACTTGGATGCTCATTAGCTCCATCTCCAGCATTTATTACTGGTACTTTTGCTATATCTGCTGCAAAACGAGCCGCTCCATCTCTATTGTGTCTCATAACAATTACATCAGAATAAGCTTCTGTCATCTTTATTGTATCTCTTAATGATTCACCTTTTTTTAAAGAAGTGGCGTCTGGTGAATCAAATCCCAAGACTTTAGCTCCTAATCTATAAGCTGCCGATGTAAATGATAATCTTGTTCTTGTTGAAGGTTCGAAAAATAAGCTTCCAACTATTTTATTTTTCAAAAGTTCTTCATTTTTTTTCTCTAACTCTTTTGCTACTCTTAAAACCTCTAAAATATCACCTTTTGTAAAATCTTTCATTGAAATAAAATCTCTCATTTTTCCTCCTTAATAATTTTAGTTAAAAAAAAAGGAATAGAAATTACAAATTAATGTAACTTCTATTCCATATATTAAAATCAAAATTAAAAGATAAAAATAATGAAAATAGTATTTTTTTCTTTTTTTCTTTTTTTAATCCAAAAATACTTAACAACTTTTTCACTTTTTATCCTCCCTACTTTTTTTACGCTTTGAAAAGTATATCATACCTTTTTAAATTTGTAAAGCAATATTTTCCAGTGTAGATAAAGCAAATTCAATCTCTTCATCTGTATTAAAATATCCAAAAGAAAACCTTACTGTTCCTGTTTCATAAGTTCCAATAACTTTATGAGCTAATGGTGCACAATGAAATCCCGGTCTTACAAAAATACCAAATTCTTCATCTAAAATTTGTGCTAAATCTCCACTATCAACACCGTCTATATTTAAACTTACTACAGGTCCTTGTTCTTCTGTTAAACTTTTATAAATTTTTATTTTTTCTATATCTTTTAATCCATCTATAAATCTTTTAGTTAATCGATTTTCATGTTCTCTTATTTTATCTAATCCCATCTCATTTATAAAGTCTATTCCAGCTCCTAAACTTATTACCCCTGGAGTATTTATAGTTCCTGCTTCTAAAAGTTCTGGCATCTCTTTTGGTTGTCTTGAAAGTTTTGAAAAACTTCCTGTTCCTCCTTCTAAAATAGGTTCTATTTTTACATTATCTCTCAAACAAATTGCGCCTATTCCTTGTATTCCAAAAAGCGATTTATGTCCTGTTAAACACAATATAGATATGTTGTGTTTCTCCATATCTATATACGAATACCCCGCACTTTGTGAAGCATCTAATATAAATAAAAGATTATGTTTTTTACATATTTTTCCTATCTCTTCTATATTTTGAATAGTACCATTTACATTAGATATATGATTAATTACAACTG
Proteins encoded in this window:
- the pyrB gene encoding aspartate carbamoyltransferase; its protein translation is MRDFISMKDFTKGDILEVLRVAKELEKKNEELLKNKIVGSLFFEPSTRTRLSFTSAAYRLGAKVLGFDSPDATSLKKGESLRDTIKMTEAYSDVIVMRHNRDGAARFAADIAKVPVINAGDGANEHPSQTLLDLYTIEKEFGNIEGKKVAFVGDLKYGRTVHSLTKALEMFNCEFYFIAPEVIQIPEYIVRELEKKNIKYHILNDYKDVLKEIDVLYMTRIQKERFDNQEDYEKVAGVYIIDKESIVGKCKENMIILHPLPRVDEIKIDLDETKHAKYFEQAANGVPTREAIFSVALGLVETLNCEILEKDIRKSTKIICNNEKCITKFEETENKYVVDKEHEYCYYCNRDIKK
- a CDS encoding aminotransferase class V-fold PLP-dependent enzyme, which produces MKNYYFDNSATSSPKPEAVYKAVEIGLREYNANPGRAGHRKAVEAGRKIYEVREKIAKFFNVKNSLNIAFTANATESLNFAIKGGIPQNSHVITTNFEHNSVLRPLFYMQDEKNIKLTFVNTYDEIEKNITSETKAVVINHISNVNGTIQNIEEIGKICKKHNLLFILDASQSAGYSYIDMEKHNISILCLTGHKSLFGIQGIGAICLRDNVKIEPILEGGTGSFSKLSRQPKEMPELLEAGTINTPGVISLGAGIDFINEMGLDKIREHENRLTKRFIDGLKDIEKIKIYKSLTEEQGPVVSLNIDGVDSGDLAQILDEEFGIFVRPGFHCAPLAHKVIGTYETGTVRFSFGYFNTDEEIEFALSTLENIALQI